The following are encoded in a window of Congzhengia minquanensis genomic DNA:
- a CDS encoding UDP-N-acetyl glucosamine 2-epimerase — MNIRTDYSDIHWKENGKLKLLIIVGTRPEIIRLAAVINKCRIYFDTILAHTGQNYDYNLNGVFFHDFKLDNPEVYMGAAGDDLGATVGNIINCSYKLMNTIHPDALLILGDTNSCLSAIVAKRLHIPIFHMEAGNRCKDECLPEETNRRIVDIISDVNLAYSEHARKYLHECGLPKERVYVIGSPMAEVLHANLKEIEESDIHAKLGLEKGKYILLSTHREENIDTEKNFLSLFTAINTLAEKYNLPILYSCHPRSKKRLEATGFKLDPCVIQHEPLGFHDYNCLQMNAFAVVSDSGTLPEESSFFTSVGHPFPAVCIRTSTERPEALDKACFILAGIDTKHLIQAVSTAVDMVANNDNGIPVPDYIEENVSTKVVKIIQSYTGVVDKMVWRK; from the coding sequence TTGAACATACGAACGGACTACAGTGACATTCACTGGAAAGAAAATGGAAAATTAAAACTTTTAATCATTGTCGGCACACGACCGGAAATTATACGCTTAGCCGCTGTGATCAACAAGTGTCGCATCTACTTCGATACGATTCTAGCTCACACGGGTCAGAACTACGACTATAATCTAAACGGCGTGTTTTTCCATGATTTCAAGCTGGATAATCCGGAAGTCTATATGGGCGCAGCGGGAGATGACCTCGGAGCAACGGTCGGCAACATCATCAATTGCTCTTATAAGCTGATGAATACCATCCATCCGGATGCACTGTTGATTCTTGGAGACACTAATTCCTGCCTGTCAGCGATTGTTGCGAAGCGGCTGCATATTCCGATTTTTCACATGGAAGCCGGCAACCGTTGTAAGGATGAGTGTTTGCCGGAAGAAACGAATAGACGGATTGTGGATATCATCTCTGATGTCAACCTGGCTTATTCAGAGCATGCCCGTAAGTATCTTCATGAGTGTGGTCTGCCAAAAGAGCGTGTTTATGTGATAGGTTCTCCGATGGCAGAAGTTTTACACGCTAATTTAAAGGAGATTGAAGAATCAGATATTCACGCAAAACTCGGACTGGAGAAGGGAAAGTATATTCTGCTATCTACTCACAGAGAGGAAAATATCGATACTGAGAAGAATTTCCTGTCATTGTTCACAGCTATCAATACGTTGGCGGAAAAGTATAATCTTCCTATTCTTTACTCTTGCCATCCACGTTCTAAGAAACGTCTGGAAGCAACGGGCTTTAAATTGGATCCTTGTGTGATTCAGCACGAACCACTGGGATTCCATGACTATAATTGTCTTCAGATGAATGCTTTTGCTGTTGTATCAGATTCCGGGACTCTTCCCGAAGAGTCAAGTTTCTTTACGTCTGTTGGACATCCATTCCCAGCTGTGTGTATCAGAACATCTACAGAACGACCGGAGGCTTTAGACAAGGCGTGCTTTATCTTAGCCGGTATTGATACAAAACACCTCATTCAGGCGGTTTCTACGGCTGTGGATATGGTCGCTAACAACGATAACGGTATTCCAGTACCAGACTACATTGAAGAGAACGTCTCTACAAAAGTGGTGAAGATTATTCAGTCTTATACAGGCGTTGTAGATAAAATGGTGTGGAGAAAATGA
- a CDS encoding NAD-dependent epimerase/dehydratase family protein — MKILVTGAKGFVGKNLVASLECIRDGKDRVHKIKGLDNPTDLQIVSYDISSTQEDLESACKDCDFVFNLAGVNRPKDQSEFMKGNFGFASTLLDTLKKYNNTCPVMLSSSIQATLIGRYGQSDYGRSKLAVEELFFNYSKETGAKVLVYRFPNLFGKWCKPNYNSAVATFCNNIANDLPIQVNDRSTELELLYIDDLVEEILLALNGEENHCEFDGVTAIGKTDVRYCYVPTTHKVTLGEIVDLLESFKQQPQTLVMPQIPEGSFAMKLYSMYLSYLPKEKVSFPLKMNVDNRGSFTELLKMESCGQLSVNISKPGITKGQHWHHSKWEFFFVVSGHGLIQERKIGVDENGNPYPVIEFEVSGEKIEAVHMLPGYTHNIINLSDTENLVTVMWANEQFDSNHPDTFGEPVEVE; from the coding sequence ATGAAGATATTAGTGACCGGTGCAAAAGGCTTTGTCGGAAAGAATCTCGTGGCGAGTCTTGAGTGTATCCGAGATGGGAAAGACAGAGTACATAAAATAAAGGGACTAGACAATCCTACAGATTTACAGATTGTTTCCTATGACATTAGTTCCACGCAGGAAGACTTAGAATCCGCTTGCAAGGATTGTGATTTTGTATTTAATCTGGCAGGCGTGAACAGACCGAAAGACCAGTCCGAATTTATGAAAGGTAATTTTGGTTTTGCGTCTACTCTGCTTGATACCTTGAAGAAATACAACAATACTTGCCCTGTGATGCTTTCATCTTCTATCCAGGCGACACTGATTGGTCGGTACGGACAGTCGGATTACGGAAGATCAAAGCTCGCAGTGGAAGAATTATTTTTCAACTACAGCAAAGAGACAGGAGCAAAAGTCCTCGTCTATCGTTTCCCGAACCTTTTCGGTAAATGGTGCAAACCGAATTATAATTCTGCTGTGGCGACATTCTGCAACAACATAGCAAACGATCTACCGATACAGGTGAATGATCGGAGTACGGAATTAGAACTGCTTTATATCGATGATCTCGTAGAAGAAATATTGCTGGCTCTGAATGGAGAGGAAAATCACTGTGAATTTGACGGGGTGACTGCTATTGGTAAAACAGATGTACGGTACTGCTATGTGCCGACCACACACAAGGTTACCCTTGGCGAAATCGTGGATCTGCTGGAATCCTTTAAACAGCAGCCACAGACACTTGTGATGCCGCAGATACCAGAGGGCAGTTTTGCAATGAAGCTCTATTCAATGTATCTCTCTTATCTACCGAAGGAGAAAGTATCATTTCCGCTGAAGATGAATGTGGACAATCGCGGCAGTTTTACAGAGCTTCTCAAAATGGAATCCTGTGGTCAGCTCTCTGTTAACATCAGTAAACCGGGAATTACAAAAGGCCAGCACTGGCATCACAGTAAATGGGAGTTCTTCTTTGTCGTATCAGGCCATGGATTGATCCAAGAGCGGAAGATTGGTGTGGATGAGAACGGGAATCCTTACCCAGTTATCGAGTTCGAGGTTTCAGGTGAGAAGATAGAGGCGGTTCATATGCTGCCTGGATATACCCATAACATTATCAATCTGTCGGATACAGAGAACCTTGTGACAGTCATGTGGGCGAATGAGCAGTTTGATTCGAATCATCCGGATACATTTGGTGAGCCTGTGGAGGTGGAGTAA
- a CDS encoding polysaccharide biosynthesis protein, giving the protein MNTSKFFKDKTLMITGGTGSFGSTVLKHFLDSDLKEIRIFSRDEKKQDDMRHDLQAKHPEMASKVRFYIGDVRNMRSVQNAVQGVDFLFHAAALKQVPSCEFFPMEAVWTNVEGTDNVLHAAVDAGVKRIVCLSTDKAAYPINAMGISKAMMEKVIGANARVAAGKTTICCTRYGNVMCSRGSVIPLFIDQIKAGNPITITNPNMTRFLMNLDEAVDLVLFAFEHGEPGDLFVQKSDASTIGDLAKAVQKLFDDTGTRIIGTRHGEKLYETLMTNEECTRSVDMGDYYRVPPDGRDLNYDKFFVEGQVQTQADEAYTSHNTKRLDVDGTVQKILTTDYVKEALEN; this is encoded by the coding sequence ATGAATACATCAAAATTTTTTAAAGACAAAACATTAATGATCACGGGAGGAACGGGATCTTTCGGCTCGACAGTCCTTAAACATTTTCTGGACTCTGATCTCAAAGAAATCCGTATTTTCTCACGTGACGAGAAGAAACAGGACGACATGCGGCATGACCTACAGGCGAAGCATCCAGAGATGGCTTCAAAGGTCAGATTTTACATAGGCGATGTCCGCAATATGAGATCTGTTCAGAATGCTGTTCAGGGCGTGGACTTTCTTTTCCATGCAGCAGCATTAAAGCAGGTTCCATCCTGTGAGTTCTTCCCAATGGAGGCTGTCTGGACGAACGTAGAAGGAACAGATAATGTTCTTCATGCTGCCGTTGACGCAGGAGTGAAACGTATAGTGTGTTTGTCTACAGATAAAGCGGCCTATCCTATTAACGCTATGGGGATAAGTAAGGCGATGATGGAGAAGGTCATCGGTGCCAACGCTCGTGTGGCTGCCGGGAAGACAACCATCTGTTGTACTCGTTACGGTAATGTCATGTGCAGCCGCGGCTCTGTTATACCGCTCTTCATTGACCAGATAAAGGCGGGAAATCCGATCACCATTACAAATCCGAATATGACACGGTTTCTGATGAATCTGGACGAGGCGGTAGACCTGGTGTTGTTTGCTTTTGAGCACGGAGAACCGGGTGACTTATTCGTGCAGAAGTCAGATGCTAGCACAATCGGAGATTTGGCTAAGGCTGTGCAGAAACTTTTCGATGATACAGGAACGAGAATTATCGGGACAAGACACGGCGAGAAGTTATACGAGACGCTGATGACAAATGAAGAGTGCACCAGAAGTGTGGATATGGGCGATTATTACCGTGTGCCTCCGGATGGCCGTGACCTGAATTATGATAAGTTCTTTGTGGAAGGACAAGTCCAGACGCAGGCGGACGAGGCGTACACCAGTCACAATACGAAACGATTAGACGTAGACGGAACCGTGCAGAAGATCCTGACGACGGATTATGTGAAAGAAGCGTTGGAAAACTAG
- a CDS encoding lipopolysaccharide biosynthesis protein, with translation MKNTRTENAMRNVSTAVVGQIFNIVLNFICRTIFIYALGKEYLGVSGLFSNILTIMSLAELGIGDAIVYKMYKPVADKDYERIKMYMQFYKKAYWIIGTVVFGAGLVLIPFLQYLISGGEGIEHIKFIYFLYLFNTASTYFFSYKKLIINTDQKGYIDTINRYLFLILQNIVQIIVLLLWKDFVIYLLVQINANLIANIRISKVATKMYPFINEKAQKLPEKDKHEIFKQTMALVMHKLGGVCVSGTDNLLLSAFVGIGWVGIYSNYVTILGIPQTLLAYIFSPLTASIGNLINTENTNHLKKTFDKLLFVNFWMYGFSSICLFVLLNSFIGKVWIDESYLLGLPIVFFIVLNFYITGMRQVISAFKSSAGLFWNDRFRPIAEAAVNLVASLILLKFTGFIGVIIGTTISALTTTFWVEAEIVYKHVLDEKPYKFFIVYTKYLASTIAGGILCCAICNLIEVNGLLTFILQLIICVTVSNLFFVLLYFRTTKFKELWHQFFASIIKRRFSLR, from the coding sequence ATGAAAAATACGCGAACCGAAAATGCAATGCGAAATGTTAGTACTGCGGTAGTGGGACAGATATTTAATATTGTACTCAACTTTATATGCAGGACAATTTTTATATATGCGTTAGGCAAAGAGTATCTGGGAGTAAGCGGCCTTTTTAGCAACATCCTTACAATCATGTCCTTAGCTGAATTGGGTATTGGCGACGCAATCGTCTATAAAATGTACAAACCGGTTGCAGACAAGGATTATGAGCGAATTAAGATGTATATGCAATTTTATAAAAAAGCATATTGGATCATAGGAACGGTGGTTTTTGGGGCAGGGCTTGTATTAATACCATTTTTGCAGTATTTGATTTCTGGCGGTGAAGGTATAGAACATATAAAATTCATATATTTTCTGTATCTGTTTAATACGGCGTCAACATATTTCTTTTCATATAAGAAATTAATTATTAACACAGATCAAAAAGGATATATCGACACAATTAATCGATACCTATTTCTGATATTGCAAAATATAGTTCAAATAATTGTACTTCTTCTATGGAAGGATTTTGTTATTTATCTGCTCGTGCAGATAAATGCCAATTTAATAGCGAATATTCGTATATCAAAAGTGGCTACTAAGATGTACCCTTTTATAAATGAAAAGGCACAGAAGCTCCCGGAGAAAGATAAACACGAGATATTCAAACAAACGATGGCGTTAGTTATGCACAAATTAGGGGGAGTGTGCGTATCAGGGACGGATAACCTGCTGCTTTCAGCTTTTGTTGGAATCGGATGGGTCGGTATATATTCAAATTACGTGACGATTTTAGGAATTCCGCAGACATTATTGGCATATATTTTTAGCCCGCTTACAGCTAGTATTGGAAATTTAATTAACACGGAAAATACGAATCACTTAAAAAAAACATTTGATAAATTGTTGTTTGTTAATTTTTGGATGTATGGTTTTAGTAGTATTTGCCTGTTTGTGCTCTTAAATAGCTTTATAGGCAAGGTGTGGATTGATGAAAGCTATTTGCTGGGATTACCGATTGTATTTTTTATTGTGCTAAATTTTTATATCACTGGGATGCGCCAGGTCATCTCCGCTTTTAAATCCTCGGCAGGATTATTTTGGAATGATCGTTTTAGGCCTATTGCTGAGGCGGCAGTGAATTTAGTTGCGTCTTTGATTCTATTAAAATTCACTGGATTTATCGGAGTGATCATAGGTACGACTATTTCGGCACTGACGACAACATTTTGGGTTGAAGCAGAAATTGTTTATAAGCATGTTCTCGATGAAAAGCCTTATAAATTTTTTATTGTTTACACCAAATATCTTGCAAGTACTATTGCAGGCGGAATTTTGTGCTGTGCAATTTGCAATTTAATAGAAGTGAACGGATTGCTTACATTTATTTTGCAATTAATAATATGTGTTACTGTTAGTAATCTTTTCTTTGTGTTGTTATATTTTAGAACTACGAAATTCAAGGAACTCTGGCATCAATTTTTTGCTAGTATTATTAAAAGGAGATTTTCGTTACGATGA
- a CDS encoding glycosyltransferase family 2 protein — translation MKRPLISIIVPVYRVEKYICKCVESLLEQTYENIEIILIDDGSPDRCGEFCDEFARKDSRVIVLHQRNAGLASARNAGLAIAKGTYIGFCDSDDFVDKDMYEFLLKTLTENNCDIAACSFKKFSEKGEIIGEQEEAETIILNNRQAMKELLNDELIGSQPCNKLFHRNLWDGILFPKGRVYEDIAIMHEVFANADKVVVKSAGKYHYFIREDSTSYTQNAKWGYDLFSAFRDRYKFVEKNYSEFLTKAYERLIGIAVGMYIHLQHFKRTPKIRTWEKEIRECLEQQKKRILKCKSVSTQRKCDAFLILYFPVIISVKHRILYKLRRPIR, via the coding sequence ATGAAAAGACCACTTATTTCGATTATAGTCCCGGTATACCGCGTGGAAAAATACATTTGTAAATGCGTAGAAAGCTTGCTGGAACAAACCTATGAAAATATAGAGATTATCCTGATTGATGACGGTTCTCCAGATCGATGCGGAGAATTCTGTGATGAATTTGCAAGAAAAGATTCCAGAGTTATCGTATTACATCAAAGAAACGCAGGTCTGGCCAGCGCAAGAAACGCAGGTCTGGCTATTGCAAAAGGTACTTATATAGGTTTTTGTGATAGCGATGACTTTGTAGACAAAGATATGTATGAGTTTCTCTTAAAAACCCTGACTGAAAACAATTGCGACATAGCTGCCTGTTCATTTAAGAAATTTTCAGAAAAAGGTGAAATCATCGGAGAACAGGAAGAGGCAGAAACAATAATACTTAATAATAGGCAAGCAATGAAGGAACTTTTAAATGATGAGCTTATTGGAAGCCAGCCATGCAACAAATTGTTTCATAGAAATTTATGGGATGGAATATTGTTTCCGAAAGGACGAGTATATGAAGATATAGCAATCATGCACGAGGTATTTGCAAATGCTGACAAAGTAGTGGTTAAGTCAGCTGGAAAGTATCATTACTTTATCCGGGAGGATTCTACTTCTTATACACAAAATGCGAAGTGGGGGTACGATCTCTTTTCAGCCTTTAGGGATAGATATAAATTTGTTGAAAAAAACTATTCGGAATTCTTGACTAAGGCATATGAAAGACTGATAGGCATTGCTGTTGGAATGTACATTCATTTGCAGCATTTTAAACGTACTCCAAAAATTAGGACTTGGGAGAAGGAGATAAGAGAATGCCTTGAGCAGCAAAAGAAACGCATCTTAAAATGTAAATCTGTGAGCACACAAAGAAAATGTGATGCTTTTCTGATTTTGTATTTTCCGGTAATAATCAGTGTCAAGCATAGGATTCTTTATAAATTAAGGAGACCAATTAGATGA
- a CDS encoding glycosyltransferase family 4 protein: protein MKLAIVSNFLNHHQLPLCKAFFGELGEDFVFIATEMLPEERRELGYQNMNNKYSFCRLAYLFGEAERCKEILYESDVVIFAYGSVPIDLVKRRIRDNKLTFFYMERIFKKHSFEDVSFKRKLAIWSKHRFFSNKNVYVLCASAFTALDFSCFHLYRNKMYKWGYFPEVDMENFQKRTDGQVKLLWVGRFIDWKHPELAVNVMADLKKIGYKNVSLTMIGSGPLFDSIKKMADKSAAYSDIEFTGSMSPEEVRTYMKQSDFFLMTSDRQEGWGAVLNEAMNSGCVPIANHMIGAVPYLIKQWKNGVCYRDGCYDELLSAVRFLIENPDIRTSMAWEARDTITDLWNPGYVAQRFLFTLSQMNNMKEQFFFAEGPMSKANIIEEEYIEEVEEDDFHERINTD, encoded by the coding sequence ATGAAATTAGCCATTGTTTCCAATTTTTTGAATCATCATCAGCTTCCGTTATGTAAAGCCTTTTTTGGTGAATTAGGAGAAGATTTTGTCTTTATTGCCACAGAAATGCTGCCGGAGGAGAGACGTGAATTAGGATATCAGAATATGAACAATAAATATTCATTTTGTAGATTAGCATATTTATTCGGAGAAGCGGAGAGGTGTAAAGAAATCCTTTACGAGAGTGACGTTGTGATTTTCGCATATGGATCGGTTCCGATTGATCTCGTAAAAAGGAGGATCAGAGACAATAAATTAACGTTCTTTTATATGGAAAGAATCTTCAAGAAACATAGCTTTGAAGATGTATCTTTCAAAAGAAAGCTTGCAATTTGGAGTAAACATCGTTTCTTTTCTAACAAAAACGTATATGTGTTATGCGCAAGTGCCTTTACAGCCTTAGATTTTAGCTGTTTTCATTTGTATAGAAATAAAATGTATAAATGGGGATATTTTCCGGAAGTAGATATGGAAAATTTTCAAAAACGAACAGACGGACAGGTAAAATTACTATGGGTCGGAAGATTTATTGATTGGAAACATCCTGAACTTGCGGTTAATGTTATGGCGGATTTGAAGAAAATCGGCTACAAGAACGTGAGTTTGACCATGATTGGATCCGGTCCTCTATTTGATTCGATTAAAAAAATGGCAGATAAATCCGCGGCTTACTCTGATATTGAATTTACGGGTAGTATGTCTCCTGAGGAAGTGCGTACGTATATGAAGCAATCGGACTTTTTTTTAATGACCAGCGACAGGCAAGAGGGATGGGGAGCCGTTTTAAATGAGGCGATGAACAGCGGTTGTGTTCCGATTGCAAACCATATGATAGGAGCGGTTCCATACCTTATTAAGCAGTGGAAAAATGGAGTATGTTATCGAGATGGTTGCTATGATGAGTTGTTATCTGCGGTGCGGTTTTTGATAGAGAATCCTGACATTAGAACATCAATGGCATGGGAAGCCAGAGATACAATCACAGATTTATGGAATCCGGGGTATGTAGCACAGCGCTTTTTGTTCACACTATCACAAATGAATAACATGAAGGAACAATTTTTCTTTGCGGAAGGACCAATGAGCAAAGCTAATATAATCGAAGAAGAATACATCGAAGAAGTAGAAGAGGATGATTTCCATGAGCGTATCAATACTGATTAA
- a CDS encoding glycosyltransferase has product MKKYMVLGVAFGWGKRKGLDVFIELAKMLGNEYQIVLVGTDEQIDKLLPDNIVSIHRTQNKKELAEIYTAADVFVNPSREDNYPTVNMEAIACGTPVVTFDTGGSPEEVDPTCGGVVSCDDVEALKLEIIRICNEKPFCKEGCVAHAAAFNKDIKYKQYIGLYQSIIESEEQKR; this is encoded by the coding sequence ATGAAAAAGTATATGGTTTTGGGTGTGGCTTTCGGTTGGGGTAAACGAAAGGGTCTGGATGTATTTATTGAATTAGCAAAAATGCTGGGGAATGAATATCAAATCGTTTTGGTCGGAACAGACGAACAAATTGATAAATTACTTCCTGATAATATTGTATCTATACACAGAACACAAAACAAAAAAGAATTAGCAGAGATTTACACAGCAGCGGATGTGTTTGTTAATCCGTCCAGAGAAGATAATTATCCGACAGTAAACATGGAGGCAATTGCCTGCGGTACGCCCGTTGTCACATTTGATACCGGGGGGAGCCCGGAAGAAGTTGATCCAACATGCGGAGGTGTCGTTAGTTGCGATGATGTTGAAGCATTAAAATTGGAAATTATCCGTATATGTAATGAAAAGCCTTTTTGTAAAGAGGGCTGTGTTGCACATGCTGCAGCATTTAATAAAGATATTAAATATAAACAATACATAGGCCTTTACCAGAGTATTATTGAATCCGAGGAGCAGAAAAGATGA
- a CDS encoding glycosyltransferase, with translation MQLLIKLPANIISIHRTSNQKQLAEIYSVADVFLNPTGEEMFGMVSIESLLCGTPVVNIQNWRMPGVS, from the coding sequence ATGCAGCTGTTGATAAAATTGCCGGCTAATATTATTTCGATTCATAGAACATCTAATCAAAAGCAATTGGCTGAGATTTATTCAGTGGCAGATGTTTTCCTCAATCCGACGGGAGAAGAGATGTTTGGTATGGTAAGCATAGAGAGCCTTTTATGTGGAACGCCTGTTGTAAACATTCAAAACTGGAGGATGCCCGGAGTGTCTTGA
- a CDS encoding glycosyltransferase, which translates to MKIVSINSVPYGSTGHIMKDITHYANLTGNMAQCYCRKWKDNKAEAIAIPFGSYLENAVHVVLSQITGLNGCFSLLGTYKLLKEITKINPDIIHLHNLHFWYINLPMLFHYIKKHNIRTVWTLHDCWSFTGQCPHFTMVKCNKWKTGCYDCEQYRLYPQAYVDQTKLMYRLKKKWFTGIENMTIVTPSQWLADLVKQSFLSDYPVKVINNGIDLNVFKPTESDFRETHGITPKSGGGGSIFS; encoded by the coding sequence ATGAAAATTGTTTCTATTAATTCCGTTCCGTATGGAAGTACTGGACACATTATGAAAGATATAACGCATTATGCAAATCTGACAGGGAATATGGCACAGTGTTACTGCAGGAAATGGAAAGACAATAAAGCTGAAGCTATTGCCATTCCATTTGGAAGTTATTTGGAGAATGCTGTACATGTTGTATTATCCCAAATAACAGGCTTAAATGGTTGTTTTTCGCTTCTTGGGACATACAAATTATTAAAAGAAATCACGAAGATAAATCCAGACATCATACATTTGCACAACCTGCACTTTTGGTACATAAATCTTCCTATGCTGTTTCATTATATCAAGAAACATAACATCCGCACGGTATGGACACTGCACGATTGCTGGTCGTTTACCGGGCAATGTCCACACTTTACCATGGTAAAGTGTAATAAATGGAAAACAGGATGTTATGATTGTGAGCAATATAGATTATATCCGCAGGCATATGTTGATCAAACCAAACTGATGTATCGATTGAAGAAAAAATGGTTTACAGGAATAGAGAACATGACGATTGTAACGCCTTCACAATGGCTGGCAGATTTAGTGAAACAATCATTCCTGTCCGATTATCCTGTGAAAGTAATTAATAATGGAATTGATTTGAATGTATTCAAGCCGACTGAGAGTGATTTCCGTGAGACACATGGCATTACTCCAAAATCTGGGGGGGGGGGGAGTATCTTCTCTTAG
- a CDS encoding glycosyltransferase, whose amino-acid sequence MKCIFLGGLYPKEIQVELFQYSHGKLSFAANLHQWNMIEGLESNLKCPVDLISAYFLPTYPKYEYKKVKSFSWRHCNGANDIGLGFINIRGIRQFDQARQFYACLKRWLVKNYDEKRKIVFIYTLSYPMMSAVYKLKKRGFSFHACLIVPDIPSLLAHYGERKDLYSKLTIAYNLKHLDFYLSAADSFVLLTEQMKDMLKVGRKPYCVIDGLYSVKNKFEDAIENSGKTMVYTGSLHREYGICELLSAFCCEESEDWKLIIAGSGNAEDEVKKAEKEQSNIVFLGTLQMPEILKLQREATILVNPRPVDGIDAKYSFPSKTMEYMLSGRPVFMNLLPGMDPIYADYLLTPERFQTDSFKKALPMVMKMEQKELNMIGKKAQMYVLDHKASNVQMKKVVDMIDVSLHREK is encoded by the coding sequence ATGAAATGTATCTTTTTGGGAGGTTTATATCCTAAGGAAATACAGGTCGAACTATTCCAATATAGCCATGGAAAGCTATCGTTTGCGGCGAATCTGCATCAGTGGAACATGATAGAAGGTTTGGAAAGCAATTTAAAATGTCCGGTAGATTTGATAAGTGCGTATTTTCTTCCGACATATCCTAAGTATGAATACAAAAAAGTGAAAAGTTTCTCATGGAGACACTGTAATGGGGCAAACGATATTGGACTGGGTTTCATTAATATACGTGGCATACGGCAATTTGATCAGGCTAGACAGTTTTATGCATGTTTAAAACGATGGCTAGTGAAAAATTACGATGAGAAAAGGAAGATAGTCTTTATTTATACTTTGAGTTATCCAATGATGAGCGCAGTATATAAATTAAAAAAAAGAGGATTTTCATTTCATGCGTGTTTGATAGTCCCTGATATTCCAAGCCTTTTGGCTCATTATGGAGAACGAAAGGATTTATACAGCAAGTTAACAATAGCTTATAATCTTAAACATTTGGACTTTTATTTGTCGGCAGCTGATTCCTTTGTATTGTTAACGGAACAGATGAAAGATATGTTGAAAGTTGGACGGAAACCCTACTGTGTGATAGATGGATTGTATTCTGTGAAGAATAAATTTGAGGATGCTATTGAGAACAGCGGTAAAACGATGGTATATACAGGTTCATTGCACAGAGAATATGGAATTTGCGAGTTATTATCGGCATTTTGCTGTGAGGAAAGTGAGGACTGGAAACTGATTATCGCCGGTAGTGGAAACGCGGAGGATGAAGTAAAAAAAGCGGAAAAGGAACAATCTAACATAGTATTCCTTGGAACTCTGCAAATGCCAGAGATATTGAAGCTGCAGAGGGAAGCAACGATACTTGTTAATCCGCGTCCGGTAGATGGAATAGATGCGAAATATTCATTCCCGTCTAAGACGATGGAATATATGCTGTCTGGAAGACCTGTATTTATGAATCTTTTGCCCGGAATGGATCCAATTTATGCGGATTATCTTCTTACGCCGGAAAGATTTCAAACAGATTCTTTTAAGAAGGCTTTGCCCATGGTAATGAAGATGGAGCAAAAAGAATTGAATATGATTGGAAAAAAGGCACAAATGTATGTGCTCGATCATAAGGCCAGTAACGTACAGATGAAAAAAGTTGTTGACATGATTGATGTCAGCTTACATAGAGAGAAGTAG